From the Drosophila suzukii chromosome 2 unlocalized genomic scaffold, CBGP_Dsuzu_IsoJpt1.0 scf_2c, whole genome shotgun sequence genome, one window contains:
- the LOC139354466 gene encoding uncharacterized protein isoform X1 has translation MEGDEAIVNITRTAGGKLRWTKQMEVLLIDIWQENIEELRGARKNVHIYMEMAQTLMEAGFDVSYKDVRTKIENLTKMYRQEKNNMGPSGGAPSSWQHYELVHSFLGAYRSITWSRTPWRTRILGNTLWSSWTQMTGKPLPAAAVNAQTALRPLLSAQSSRKTGGAESADGNIVEDGRQPGKIPI, from the exons atgGAAGGCGACGAAGCAATAG TCAATATTACGCGAACTGCCGGTGGCAAACTGAGGTGGACTAAGCAGATGGAGGTACTGCTCATCGACATTTGGCAGGAGAACATCGAGGAGTTGCGCGGAGCCAGAAAAAATGTCCATATATACATGGAGATGGCCCAGACCCTAATGGAAGCGGGGTTTGATGTGTCCTACAAGGACGTCCGAACGAAAATAGAGAACCTGACCAAAATGTACAG GcaggaaaaaaataatatgggGCCAAGCGGTGGCGCTCCTTCCTCGTGGCAGCATTATGAGTTGGTCCACTCGTTTTTAGGCGCATACCGATCCATAACATGGAGCAGAACACCTTGGAGAACGAGA ATACTAGGGAATACTTTGTGGAGCTCTTGGACCCAGATGACAGGGAAGCCTCTACCAGCAGCGGCAGTCAACGCGCAGACAGCACTGCGCCCCCTGCTAAGCGCGCAAAGCTCGAGAAAGACTGGAGGAGCAGAGAGCGCAGACGGAAATATTGTCGAGGATGGCAGACAGCCAGGCAAAATTCCAATCTGA
- the LOC139354466 gene encoding myb/SANT-like DNA-binding domain-containing protein 1 isoform X2, protein MEGDEAIVNITRTAGGKLRWTKQMEVLLIDIWQENIEELRGARKNVHIYMEMAQTLMEAGFDVSYKDVRTKIENLTKMYRQEKNNMGPSGGAPSSWQHYELVHSFLGAYRSITWSRTPWRTRGILCGALGPR, encoded by the exons atgGAAGGCGACGAAGCAATAG TCAATATTACGCGAACTGCCGGTGGCAAACTGAGGTGGACTAAGCAGATGGAGGTACTGCTCATCGACATTTGGCAGGAGAACATCGAGGAGTTGCGCGGAGCCAGAAAAAATGTCCATATATACATGGAGATGGCCCAGACCCTAATGGAAGCGGGGTTTGATGTGTCCTACAAGGACGTCCGAACGAAAATAGAGAACCTGACCAAAATGTACAG GcaggaaaaaaataatatgggGCCAAGCGGTGGCGCTCCTTCCTCGTGGCAGCATTATGAGTTGGTCCACTCGTTTTTAGGCGCATACCGATCCATAACATGGAGCAGAACACCTTGGAGAACGAGA GGAATACTTTGTGGAGCTCTTGGACCCAGATGA
- the LOC139354467 gene encoding uncharacterized protein: MNNLPIILAVVQQQNLKLNQLLLAANSEEWNDDELDLYESIFSAKEQMPRSVWMLNRYGTFWEKDIPENNDEFFKESFRMEKRTFSFLVDRLGVLRKKDTNWRNAIPLEKRIAIALYTLGSSAEYLSIGRLFGVAQNTAAFCTTF; encoded by the exons ATGAACAATTTACCAATTATTTTGGCTGTTGTACAACAGCAAAATCTTAAGTTGAACCAGCTTTTATTGGCAGCCAATTCAGAGGAGTGGAATGACGACGAATTGGATTTGTACGAAAGCATTTTTTCTGCAAAAGAGCAAATGCCACGAAGTGTGTGGATGCTG AATCGATACGGGACATTTTGGGAAAAGGATATACCGGAAAACAACGACGAGTTCTTCAAAGAGAGCTTTCGTATGGAGAAGAGGACCTTTTCGTTTTTGGTGGACCGACTTGGTGTTTTGCGGAAGAAGGACACCAACTGGCGAAATGCCATTCCTCTTGAAAAGCGGATCGCTATAGCCTTGTACACCTTGGGATCATCAGCGGAATATCTTTCCATCGGAAGGCTTTTTGGAGTTGCACAGAACACTGCTGCATTTTGcacaacattttaa